A part of Eubacterium sp. AB3007 genomic DNA contains:
- a CDS encoding S8 family serine peptidase, with product MTQFDRQRLKKATVLLVVMMALCLLGIREVFADTDLTGIRLMGLDKASARFANVNGSVTVAVIDSGIDKEHDWFQGRIDLAHSVNLTEDRTGSDYSDDSGHGTHVAGIIAKGTPPQVKIMAIRIMQKGSSEEDVASAADLIAAINYAAEHGADVINMSLGYDTDQLKYDLGGSYAPLDDALQNALDKGCVILVASGNEGTDIARNYLAATSRTISIGAIGDDPYTGEYTALSISNFGEALDFTAPGYYIESAVPGNTTKMKTGTSMACPHAAAAAAILKLMHPDYRQADVYREFQRLAVDMAPTGRDPKTGYGYVDLSNYDGLDPSEHGSAGESTGRNDPPKMPGKAATRSTSTKQTVLPAPSKVNLQKLKKKKKKIQVRWKPLKNVSGYQIRYRYPGQRSYQYLNISRSTASKTYLRHLKSKKKYSVQIRAYRKSKGSIRYGSWSRTLRKKV from the coding sequence ATGACGCAGTTTGACAGGCAGCGCCTGAAGAAGGCCACGGTGCTTCTTGTGGTGATGATGGCTTTGTGCCTGCTCGGGATTCGTGAGGTATTCGCCGACACAGATCTGACCGGCATCCGCCTGATGGGCCTGGACAAAGCCTCTGCCCGCTTTGCGAACGTGAACGGCTCGGTCACAGTCGCCGTGATCGACAGTGGCATCGACAAAGAACACGACTGGTTTCAGGGTAGGATAGACCTGGCTCATTCGGTGAATCTTACAGAGGATCGAACCGGCAGCGATTACAGCGATGACTCCGGCCATGGAACACATGTTGCCGGCATCATCGCCAAGGGCACTCCCCCACAGGTGAAGATCATGGCGATTCGTATCATGCAGAAGGGAAGCAGCGAGGAAGACGTCGCCTCCGCTGCGGATCTGATCGCAGCCATCAATTATGCCGCGGAGCACGGGGCGGATGTGATCAACATGAGCCTCGGCTATGACACCGATCAGTTGAAATACGATCTGGGTGGGAGCTACGCCCCCTTGGACGATGCACTCCAAAACGCATTGGACAAAGGCTGCGTTATACTGGTCGCCTCCGGAAACGAAGGGACCGACATTGCCCGTAACTACCTGGCAGCCACCTCCCGCACCATATCCATAGGGGCCATCGGCGACGACCCCTATACGGGAGAGTACACGGCCCTTTCCATTTCCAATTTCGGCGAGGCACTGGATTTCACCGCACCCGGCTATTACATCGAGAGCGCTGTTCCCGGCAATACCACCAAAATGAAGACCGGCACCTCCATGGCCTGTCCACACGCAGCGGCTGCCGCTGCGATCCTCAAGCTCATGCACCCGGATTACAGGCAGGCGGATGTATATCGGGAGTTCCAACGCCTTGCCGTAGATATGGCTCCCACCGGCCGGGATCCGAAAACTGGCTATGGATACGTGGATCTCTCCAACTATGATGGTCTCGATCCCTCCGAACACGGTAGCGCAGGAGAATCCACCGGCAGGAACGATCCTCCCAAGATGCCAGGCAAAGCCGCCACTCGGAGCACGAGCACAAAACAGACAGTCCTTCCTGCTCCCAGCAAGGTCAACCTGCAGAAACTGAAAAAGAAAAAGAAAAAGATCCAGGTGCGCTGGAAACCTCTGAAGAACGTCTCCGGCTACCAGATCCGCTACCGGTATCCCGGGCAGAGATCCTATCAATATCTGAACATCTCCCGTTCCACCGCCAGCAAGACGTATCTGCGGCATCTGAAGTCCAAAAAGAAATACAGCGTCCAGATCCGTGCCTACCGAAAGTCAAAAGGCAGCATTCGATACGGCAGCTGGAGCAGGACGCTGCGCAAGAAGGTCTGA
- a CDS encoding leucine-rich repeat protein — protein sequence MKRLLRKPCTVMLAAIIVLAACFVLAGESSWAATSGDCGDTAGTVSFQIDAAGNMTISGNGAIKEQAKASAYPWYKDRTKVKKLVLEEGVTNAPNSAFNGMTNLKTLEFPSTLAKWGTNVFQSSNNIESIRVEEGGTFSAENNILYGENQTRLLLSAKSVSGTVVLPATLKKIDANGLDGRGEITALTLPEGLDSIGDYAFRGLKKVEQLDIPVSVTSVGIGAFQNMEKLKTAEVPDGVTILSNNAFAGDKALSSVTLPAGLDSIGTNVFQNCTSLTSLEIPATVTSIGNNAFVGCSGMETLALPENLKTLGNTVFSGCAKLKSMTIPDGIKTLGTATNSSMFLNCSALESVVLPEGLTTIGASSFKGCSALKTIDIPDSVTTIGAMAFQQCAALKEVTVPEKVKELAGTFAGCTSLKKATLPEGLTAFKTGGSGASMVGAFTGCESLEEINVPAGVTSIERLTFSGCTGLRHIDLPKGLTSIGQNAFQNCTSLEEITIPSTVTTVMGGSFENCENLTTVRLAEGMTKFNTETKSATTAFKNCNRLTDLYLPDSLEEFNPITMEQADSIQRIHVSEDAHLAVEDGVLYDKALTKLLYIPASYAGKLVLPDTVVETGSRVAGYTHALTEIVFPEGFKSIGESAFYYADGLRSVTLPSTLETIGASGFRATGLREVDIPDSVTSVGTNAFTLCEKLTSAKIGEGLTKLPSAMFFNCHKLADISLPKTLTDISSQAFSGTCVSEITIPDGCETIGATALANNTNLNEVTLPASLTSIPSTAFNGDKALKSIYYKGTAEEWAKLNCKPAYGTVITDYKGVNTELAKAVIDSQPADAVYEKGAEAEPLQVTVKPTQEAGEQFFYTWYRNTSGKAEGGSTVEGTPIENGSSCIPSTDKIGTEYYYCVITRMVNGYTAERTVSDVVSVTIRVDLDGKGSEEEPFLVKTPEDLTKLYTVVKEGNSLAGVYIRMEEDVTLPANWESIGTLKDGQTSSAQGKNVNPFSGNFDGNGKTITVPENGKPLFGFVRGALIENLNIYGQKIDGTGLVDHYERDYETGTSQSEFGTDAKYLVTIRNVTLKAGTKTRESGLIGDNDKGSQDASSMNPVQIVNCKVEKGVEIGYNHDESKIGSLVGKVCGTVINCTSEAEVYGEERVGGIAGCQDVAMGILHVINSSFHGQVHATGRFAGGILGSGYERKSAPNALCVEIRNCHSDGTVEGKDYVGGIMGAEDTVAQCWGNGIGYIENNLFTGKITAASSARYIGGIVGYYRSLNKYTNFGNNHFAADCGAAVGIGGAEFVDTNAKHETDSGTTYFNTEYSVAGLPSVSGCDWKQGLNRTDDPFGADAPRLAACQDAETLNSAAFLSTLNDADTGMHNWVTGQDGKPCISKEPVCYKLEISGDFKTEYIIGEDFQTDGMEFTATWTDGRVTSPKASEISFRGFEKEKQAAQTIEATYGAATARFSVKVLKKDDGEPIEVSLVVLGDDRHGDKGEIHTNKMGDLQTWIEKKTYQVNVNDTAMDVLQSVLKANGYKAKVSGDYVAGLTKPDGETLREFSNGTFSGWMYTCNGVHPQLMLPEKYLEDGDELVFHYTDDYRLEEDALDVSDVKDLRKAIEALPAAADVSMENEKAIEEAAKNYDGLDELKAQLITKAQTEKLEEVRSALKVVKAKTEADEALNRANAAGQELEQANAEAATSAEAAAEAAQVPGRNAVSAARKAMKDAENAAAKAEAFAQAAEDAVAAYEEAVKVAEEEGDATTEASARALLEEAKSVQSQAKQSLEQANTAKAEAKAAQDQAILDKAAQDADLQEMKEQAIADLEDYVGQNMEAVDPDKAEVAVLKAVNKILEAESPEEINEAAQKGFDSVGKLIEEKAAADRAAAEKAEKELADKAASDKAFADLQKEVDKLVKEKAAAEKKKIEKQTKKALNLKVKKVKVKSKSRKIKVKWKKVKGAQGYQVQFKRSGDSAYKLLKVTKSKKVKTGKLKKRSRYTFRVRPYKKVNGQILYGKWTVSKTVRVK from the coding sequence ATGAAGCGGTTGTTACGTAAGCCATGTACAGTCATGCTGGCAGCGATCATTGTTTTGGCAGCGTGCTTTGTGCTGGCGGGAGAGTCGTCATGGGCGGCGACCAGCGGAGATTGCGGAGACACGGCAGGAACCGTGAGTTTCCAGATCGATGCGGCCGGTAACATGACCATCAGTGGGAATGGTGCTATCAAGGAGCAAGCCAAGGCCAGTGCTTACCCTTGGTACAAAGACCGCACCAAAGTAAAGAAACTGGTGTTGGAAGAAGGCGTAACAAATGCGCCGAACAGTGCCTTTAACGGTATGACCAACCTGAAGACTTTGGAGTTTCCATCCACGCTGGCGAAGTGGGGGACCAACGTCTTCCAGTCCAGCAACAACATCGAGAGCATCAGGGTGGAAGAGGGCGGTACCTTCTCTGCGGAGAACAACATTCTCTATGGAGAGAACCAGACACGTCTTCTGCTGTCTGCCAAGAGCGTCTCCGGGACAGTGGTGCTGCCGGCAACACTGAAGAAGATCGATGCGAACGGCCTGGATGGACGCGGAGAGATCACGGCACTGACCCTTCCGGAAGGGCTAGATTCTATCGGTGACTATGCATTCAGAGGACTCAAGAAAGTTGAACAACTGGACATCCCGGTATCGGTCACGTCCGTTGGGATCGGTGCGTTCCAGAACATGGAGAAACTGAAGACCGCAGAGGTTCCTGACGGAGTGACAATTCTGAGCAACAATGCGTTTGCCGGGGACAAAGCCCTGTCCAGTGTGACACTGCCTGCGGGACTAGACTCGATCGGAACCAATGTGTTCCAGAACTGCACATCGCTCACCAGTCTGGAGATTCCGGCCACCGTTACCTCCATCGGTAACAACGCCTTTGTCGGTTGTTCTGGTATGGAGACACTGGCTCTCCCAGAGAACCTGAAGACGCTGGGAAATACCGTCTTCAGCGGCTGTGCCAAACTGAAGTCCATGACCATCCCAGATGGGATCAAGACGCTGGGAACGGCGACCAATTCCAGCATGTTCCTGAACTGCAGTGCACTAGAGAGCGTGGTGCTTCCGGAAGGGCTCACCACCATCGGTGCCAGCAGCTTCAAGGGATGTTCCGCTCTGAAAACGATCGATATACCGGATTCTGTGACCACCATCGGTGCAATGGCGTTCCAGCAGTGCGCTGCGCTTAAAGAGGTGACTGTCCCTGAAAAGGTTAAAGAACTGGCGGGCACCTTTGCTGGATGTACATCTCTGAAGAAGGCCACCCTGCCGGAAGGACTGACTGCGTTCAAAACAGGCGGATCTGGCGCTTCTATGGTGGGAGCGTTTACGGGCTGTGAGAGCCTGGAGGAGATCAACGTGCCTGCAGGCGTGACCTCCATCGAGAGACTCACCTTCAGCGGATGTACCGGTCTGAGACATATCGACCTACCGAAAGGGCTCACTTCGATTGGCCAGAACGCGTTCCAGAACTGCACCTCTCTGGAGGAGATCACGATCCCCAGTACTGTGACCACCGTCATGGGAGGATCCTTTGAAAATTGCGAGAACCTGACAACGGTCAGACTGGCCGAGGGAATGACCAAGTTCAACACTGAAACAAAGAGTGCCACAACGGCGTTCAAGAACTGTAATCGGTTGACCGACCTCTATCTGCCGGATTCCCTGGAGGAGTTCAACCCTATAACGATGGAACAGGCAGATTCCATCCAGCGGATCCATGTCAGCGAGGATGCGCACCTTGCTGTGGAGGATGGCGTCCTCTACGACAAGGCGCTGACAAAGCTGCTCTATATTCCGGCCAGTTACGCTGGTAAACTGGTGCTTCCGGATACGGTGGTGGAGACCGGTTCCAGAGTAGCCGGGTACACACATGCGCTGACGGAGATCGTGTTCCCGGAGGGTTTCAAGAGCATTGGCGAAAGTGCTTTCTACTATGCGGACGGCCTTCGCAGTGTGACGTTACCTTCTACACTGGAGACCATCGGAGCCAGCGGGTTCCGTGCCACAGGCCTGAGAGAGGTGGACATTCCGGACAGCGTGACATCTGTGGGTACCAACGCGTTTACTCTCTGTGAGAAGTTAACATCAGCAAAGATCGGAGAAGGGCTGACAAAGCTTCCAAGCGCTATGTTTTTCAACTGCCATAAGTTGGCGGACATCAGTCTCCCCAAGACCCTGACGGACATCAGCAGCCAGGCTTTTTCCGGTACCTGTGTCTCCGAGATCACGATTCCGGATGGCTGCGAGACCATTGGAGCGACCGCGCTGGCCAACAACACCAACCTGAACGAGGTGACCCTGCCGGCGTCTCTGACCAGCATTCCCTCCACCGCGTTCAATGGGGACAAAGCGCTTAAGAGCATTTACTACAAGGGGACCGCAGAGGAATGGGCCAAGTTGAACTGCAAACCAGCCTACGGTACTGTGATTACAGATTATAAAGGCGTAAACACGGAGCTTGCGAAGGCGGTGATCGACTCGCAGCCTGCGGATGCTGTTTACGAGAAGGGGGCAGAGGCAGAGCCGCTTCAGGTCACTGTCAAACCGACCCAGGAAGCAGGAGAGCAGTTCTTCTATACCTGGTACAGGAATACTTCCGGCAAGGCAGAAGGCGGTAGTACTGTGGAAGGAACACCGATCGAGAATGGTTCCTCCTGCATCCCCTCCACCGACAAGATCGGCACGGAGTACTACTATTGCGTAATCACCAGAATGGTGAACGGATATACTGCGGAGCGCACTGTTTCCGATGTGGTCTCTGTGACTATCAGGGTGGACCTGGACGGAAAGGGCTCTGAGGAAGAGCCGTTCCTGGTGAAGACACCGGAAGATCTGACCAAGCTCTATACCGTCGTCAAGGAGGGGAACTCCCTGGCCGGCGTCTATATCAGGATGGAAGAAGACGTGACACTTCCTGCCAACTGGGAATCCATCGGGACATTGAAGGACGGACAGACCTCCAGCGCGCAGGGTAAGAACGTCAACCCCTTCAGCGGAAACTTCGATGGTAACGGGAAGACGATCACGGTGCCGGAGAACGGAAAGCCGCTATTCGGCTTTGTGCGTGGGGCACTGATCGAAAACCTGAATATCTACGGACAGAAGATCGATGGCACCGGTCTGGTCGATCACTATGAGAGAGATTACGAAACCGGCACCAGTCAGTCGGAGTTTGGAACCGATGCTAAATATCTGGTCACGATCCGCAACGTGACGCTGAAAGCGGGGACCAAGACCAGAGAGTCCGGCTTGATCGGTGACAACGACAAGGGAAGCCAGGACGCGTCTAGCATGAACCCGGTGCAGATCGTCAACTGCAAGGTGGAGAAGGGCGTTGAGATCGGTTACAACCATGATGAGAGCAAGATCGGCTCCCTGGTCGGAAAGGTTTGCGGGACTGTGATCAACTGCACCAGTGAGGCAGAGGTATACGGCGAAGAGAGAGTCGGCGGAATCGCAGGCTGCCAGGATGTGGCCATGGGAATCCTGCATGTGATCAACTCCTCGTTCCACGGACAAGTGCATGCTACCGGACGGTTTGCCGGCGGCATCCTGGGATCCGGGTATGAGAGAAAGAGCGCGCCCAACGCGCTTTGTGTGGAGATCCGCAATTGCCACAGTGACGGAACCGTCGAGGGTAAGGACTACGTAGGCGGCATCATGGGAGCTGAGGATACGGTGGCGCAGTGCTGGGGCAACGGGATCGGATACATCGAGAACAACCTGTTCACCGGCAAGATCACGGCGGCATCTTCGGCCAGATACATCGGTGGCATCGTCGGATACTATCGCTCTCTCAACAAGTACACCAACTTCGGGAACAATCATTTTGCTGCGGACTGCGGGGCTGCCGTGGGAATCGGTGGTGCGGAGTTCGTGGACACCAACGCAAAACATGAGACAGACAGTGGTACCACCTACTTCAACACAGAGTACAGCGTGGCAGGGCTACCTTCCGTGTCGGGCTGTGACTGGAAGCAGGGGCTGAACCGGACAGACGATCCCTTTGGCGCAGATGCTCCCAGACTGGCGGCCTGCCAGGATGCAGAAACACTGAACTCTGCGGCATTCCTGTCCACCCTTAACGATGCGGACACCGGTATGCACAACTGGGTCACCGGACAGGATGGGAAACCATGCATCAGCAAGGAACCGGTGTGCTACAAACTGGAGATCTCCGGAGATTTCAAGACGGAGTACATCATCGGAGAAGACTTCCAGACAGATGGAATGGAGTTCACCGCCACCTGGACAGATGGCAGAGTGACTTCGCCGAAGGCTTCGGAGATCAGTTTCCGTGGATTCGAAAAGGAAAAGCAGGCTGCACAGACGATCGAGGCGACCTATGGGGCTGCTACAGCCAGATTCAGCGTGAAGGTGCTGAAGAAGGATGATGGGGAACCCATCGAGGTGAGCCTGGTGGTACTCGGCGATGACAGACACGGTGACAAAGGAGAGATCCATACCAACAAAATGGGAGATCTCCAGACATGGATCGAGAAGAAGACTTATCAGGTCAATGTCAACGATACCGCCATGGATGTCCTTCAGTCTGTACTGAAGGCGAATGGTTACAAGGCGAAGGTATCCGGCGACTACGTTGCTGGCCTCACCAAGCCGGATGGGGAAACCCTGAGGGAATTCTCCAACGGCACGTTCTCCGGTTGGATGTACACCTGCAATGGGGTACATCCGCAGCTGATGCTTCCGGAGAAGTATCTGGAAGATGGAGATGAGCTGGTGTTCCACTACACCGATGACTATCGCCTGGAAGAGGATGCTCTGGATGTCAGCGATGTGAAGGATTTGCGCAAGGCGATCGAGGCACTTCCGGCAGCGGCAGATGTCTCCATGGAGAACGAGAAGGCGATCGAGGAAGCAGCAAAGAACTATGACGGATTGGATGAACTTAAGGCGCAGCTGATCACAAAGGCTCAGACGGAGAAACTCGAGGAAGTCCGTTCCGCCCTCAAGGTCGTCAAGGCGAAGACAGAAGCAGATGAGGCTTTGAACAGAGCCAATGCGGCTGGACAGGAACTGGAGCAGGCGAATGCGGAGGCGGCGACGAGTGCAGAGGCAGCCGCGGAGGCCGCCCAGGTACCGGGACGCAACGCAGTGAGTGCAGCCCGTAAGGCCATGAAGGATGCAGAGAATGCAGCGGCGAAGGCAGAAGCGTTTGCACAGGCTGCAGAGGATGCGGTTGCTGCGTATGAAGAGGCAGTGAAGGTGGCCGAAGAGGAAGGCGATGCGACAACAGAAGCCAGTGCGCGGGCACTTCTCGAGGAGGCCAAATCTGTGCAGAGCCAGGCGAAGCAGAGTTTGGAGCAGGCAAACACTGCCAAGGCAGAGGCAAAGGCAGCGCAGGACCAGGCGATCCTGGACAAAGCCGCACAGGACGCTGATCTTCAGGAAATGAAGGAGCAGGCCATCGCTGACCTGGAGGATTATGTCGGACAGAATATGGAGGCTGTGGATCCGGATAAGGCAGAGGTAGCCGTTCTGAAGGCGGTCAACAAGATCCTGGAAGCCGAGAGTCCAGAGGAGATCAACGAGGCCGCACAGAAAGGATTTGATTCGGTCGGAAAACTCATCGAAGAGAAAGCAGCGGCCGACAGGGCGGCAGCAGAGAAGGCCGAGAAAGAACTGGCTGACAAGGCAGCCTCCGACAAGGCATTTGCCGATCTTCAGAAAGAAGTAGACAAACTCGTCAAAGAAAAGGCCGCGGCAGAAAAGAAAAAGATCGAAAAACAGACGAAGAAGGCGCTGAACCTGAAGGTCAAGAAGGTGAAGGTCAAGTCGAAGTCCAGGAAGATCAAGGTCAAATGGAAGAAAGTCAAGGGTGCACAGGGCTATCAGGTCCAGTTCAAACGCAGCGGTGACTCTGCTTACAAGCTGCTGAAGGTGACCAAGAGCAAGAAGGTCAAGACCGGAAAACTGAAAAAGAGATCCAGGTATACCTTCCGCGTCAGACCTTACAAGAAGGTGAACGGTCAGATCCTGTACGGAAAATGGACAGTTTCCAAGACCGTGCGTGTGAAATAA